Proteins from a single region of Sphaerochaeta globosa str. Buddy:
- a CDS encoding carbohydrate kinase family protein — protein MIGVIGEALVDFISQKAEGSTVSFDSHVGGCGLNAATAASLQGTSVGFMGKLSQDMFGKRILEHLVDNQVLFDPSLCAAPQPSLLAFASLDEQKKATYAFYWEGSAPVTLGKEELLAVLSEHSDLRVVHIGSLALALEPGCHAILAALRQYEPRPIIFLDPNVRPAVIADEKSYKKRIQEAFGLASIVKLSDEDLAYLYPNTDVRAQARKLAKDYSMHVILTLGREGSIWFTPEGGATSMPIVDLPVIDTVGAGDTFSGALLSYLHERDCFGSDGQTPLLGELNESLIKDALRWATAASAINCSRRGCDPPTKLEVQTLLSSQ, from the coding sequence ATGATAGGTGTCATCGGTGAGGCTTTGGTGGATTTCATTTCCCAGAAGGCTGAAGGTTCAACGGTCAGCTTCGATTCTCATGTAGGCGGGTGCGGCTTGAATGCAGCAACAGCAGCTTCGTTGCAAGGCACTTCCGTTGGCTTTATGGGGAAGCTTTCCCAGGATATGTTCGGCAAGAGGATTTTGGAACACTTGGTTGACAACCAGGTGTTGTTCGACCCCAGTCTATGCGCTGCCCCGCAGCCGTCCTTGCTGGCATTCGCTTCATTGGATGAACAAAAGAAGGCTACCTATGCTTTCTATTGGGAAGGGTCGGCTCCGGTCACCTTGGGTAAGGAAGAACTGCTTGCGGTTCTGAGCGAACATTCCGATCTCAGGGTTGTACATATTGGGTCGCTTGCTTTGGCTCTCGAACCCGGTTGCCACGCAATCCTCGCTGCATTGAGGCAGTATGAACCGCGTCCCATCATATTCCTCGATCCCAATGTACGACCGGCGGTAATTGCCGATGAGAAATCCTATAAAAAGCGCATACAGGAGGCTTTTGGTCTTGCCTCCATAGTCAAGCTCAGTGATGAGGACTTGGCTTATCTCTATCCGAATACGGATGTCCGAGCACAAGCCAGAAAGCTTGCCAAGGACTACTCGATGCATGTCATCTTGACGTTGGGCAGAGAAGGAAGCATCTGGTTTACCCCTGAGGGGGGCGCAACCAGCATGCCGATTGTGGATTTGCCTGTCATCGATACCGTGGGGGCCGGGGATACCTTCAGCGGTGCATTGCTCTCCTACTTGCATGAACGGGATTGCTTTGGCTCGGATGGTCAGACTCCTTTGCTTGGAGAGCTCAACGAAAGCTTGATCAAGGATGCTCTGCGCTGGGCCACAGCCGCAAGTGCCATAAACTGTTCACGTCGTGGTTGCGACCCACCTACAAAATTGGAAGTACAGACACTGCTGTCCAGCCAATAG
- a CDS encoding ABC transporter ATP-binding protein gives MTDDGLSCSLKASYQDFNLDVSFSVKSGELTCIIGPSGCGKSTTLQLIAGLLPLNTGSLVLNGNDIAHLSVHKRQVAMVFQDYALFPHMSVEQNIAYPLKIRKLARAKRKERVSRLLSMVALEGYQKRKSQELSGGERQRVALARALASDPKLLLLDEPLSALDAKLRKHLREEIRRIHDETGITTLYVTHDQEEALAIADRIIVMNEGSVMQEGTGEQIYNEPANIFVATFMGEGNTLPYSIIPKTLINPGGVVPFVFKPKEGKHTIFFRPEHVLVQDNKNLPLAEYLVHLQFKQAEVVSCEFQGDHYRVACNWEGFTIISHCLQRPQAKSVTLGVRIKHIREYVDGESIKKTLLSSVGE, from the coding sequence ATGACCGATGATGGTCTTTCTTGTTCCCTGAAAGCTTCCTATCAAGACTTCAACCTCGATGTTTCCTTCTCCGTCAAAAGCGGAGAACTGACTTGCATCATAGGCCCCTCGGGTTGTGGAAAGTCCACAACCTTGCAGTTGATTGCAGGATTACTGCCGCTGAACACTGGATCGCTTGTGCTCAATGGCAATGATATTGCCCACCTCAGCGTGCATAAACGACAGGTTGCCATGGTTTTTCAAGATTATGCACTCTTTCCTCATATGAGCGTCGAGCAAAATATTGCGTATCCGTTGAAGATCAGAAAACTCGCTAGGGCTAAAAGGAAGGAGAGGGTTTCACGACTGCTTTCCATGGTCGCCCTTGAGGGCTACCAGAAACGTAAGAGTCAGGAGCTCAGCGGAGGAGAACGACAGCGTGTTGCTTTGGCAAGAGCTCTTGCTTCGGACCCCAAGTTATTGCTTTTGGATGAACCTCTCTCCGCTTTGGATGCGAAACTGAGAAAGCATCTGCGTGAGGAAATTCGCCGAATTCACGACGAAACCGGTATAACCACACTCTATGTCACCCATGACCAGGAAGAGGCGCTTGCTATCGCTGACCGCATTATAGTCATGAATGAAGGGAGCGTTATGCAGGAAGGAACGGGAGAGCAAATCTACAATGAACCGGCCAACATTTTTGTTGCAACCTTTATGGGAGAGGGGAACACATTACCGTATAGCATAATCCCTAAAACGCTCATCAACCCGGGAGGGGTTGTTCCCTTTGTCTTCAAGCCAAAGGAAGGGAAACATACAATTTTCTTCCGGCCCGAACACGTATTGGTCCAAGACAACAAGAACCTGCCGCTTGCTGAATATTTGGTCCATCTGCAATTCAAGCAGGCTGAGGTAGTAAGTTGTGAGTTCCAGGGGGATCACTATCGGGTTGCCTGCAACTGGGAAGGATTTACCATCATCAGTCATTGCTTGCAACGCCCGCAGGCAAAATCGGTAACATTGGGTGTAAGAATTAAGCATATTCGAGAATATGTTGACGGTGAATCAATAAAAAAGACCTTGCTTTCGTCAGTAGGGGAATAG
- a CDS encoding phosphohydrolase, which produces MKSPKEYHLERQLLSLLEQGSDSYTLAQLLISDPEIEAIQEYANSVSIKRLNYNDHGPVHMRQVAVNVVKMLSLLKAESVRTSLQQEDAGSHEDSLCALLLGAFLHDLGMSVGRSEHELTGLIIARPIMDRLLKVLLPDSLSRRIAIISIATEGVLGHMANRKVHSLEAGLLLVADGCDMEKGRARIPMSIITSPKTGDIHKYSANSIEKVTISKGEGAPILIDVLMSSDVGFFQIEEVLLPKISMSPARQYVQVYAGVIGQEKKRYL; this is translated from the coding sequence ATGAAGTCACCAAAAGAATACCATCTGGAACGACAACTGCTTTCCCTGCTTGAACAGGGATCTGATAGCTACACGCTCGCGCAGCTGCTCATCAGCGACCCGGAAATTGAGGCAATTCAGGAATATGCGAACAGCGTATCGATAAAGCGATTGAACTATAACGATCACGGACCGGTACATATGCGCCAAGTGGCTGTGAACGTAGTGAAAATGCTCTCCCTGCTAAAGGCTGAATCGGTACGGACATCGCTACAGCAGGAGGATGCCGGCAGCCATGAGGACAGCCTCTGTGCTCTGCTGCTTGGAGCATTCCTTCATGACCTGGGCATGAGCGTAGGCAGGAGCGAGCATGAGTTGACGGGTCTCATCATCGCGCGCCCGATCATGGACCGCTTGCTGAAAGTCTTGTTGCCTGATTCGCTCAGTCGTCGCATTGCCATCATTTCGATTGCAACTGAAGGTGTGTTGGGTCATATGGCGAATAGGAAAGTCCACTCATTGGAAGCGGGTTTGCTGCTGGTTGCCGACGGATGCGACATGGAGAAGGGCAGGGCCCGAATTCCTATGAGCATCATTACCAGTCCGAAGACCGGTGACATCCACAAGTATTCAGCAAACTCCATTGAGAAAGTAACCATCAGCAAGGGCGAAGGGGCACCGATCCTTATCGATGTGCTCATGTCCAGTGATGTTGGATTTTTCCAGATTGAGGAAGTGTTGCTGCCTAAAATTTCCATGAGCCCCGCCAGGCAGTATGTCCAGGTGTATGCGGGAGTCATCGGGCAAGAAAAGAAACGGTATTTGTAG
- a CDS encoding caspase family protein, whose amino-acid sequence MHMKHLLLLPFVLLFFGCELMYEPLQQGKVTHVAIGLNYRGTNVNPLSGTINDAREQEQAFGLLFAQRIHNSYLMLQEGSGDGSYDNLASPLLPTKEKVVDLLEALVSEQQEQDLLIITYSGHGMEDGSWVLAPDNASGTIFLDATNLDPSLLFSVDELFALIAPSVGNTLLIIDSCYAGNFVQESGSSVSLIDPKHILWDAYKTYFGEGTYENKVFVMAATTADNTSKEPYSGTHIHGYFTEALLAGLGWDEETQSLVATPITVSMDGLYHYILENQRIGLSIRDAGVYQHPTINGGALDLVLRQEEN is encoded by the coding sequence ATGCATATGAAACACCTACTCTTGCTTCCTTTTGTTCTCCTTTTCTTCGGTTGCGAACTCATGTATGAACCGTTGCAACAAGGCAAGGTCACGCATGTGGCGATCGGACTGAACTATCGGGGGACTAACGTAAATCCACTTTCAGGAACGATCAACGACGCCAGAGAACAGGAGCAGGCGTTTGGCCTTCTGTTTGCACAGCGAATCCATAACAGTTATCTGATGCTGCAAGAAGGCAGTGGTGATGGTTCGTATGACAATCTGGCTTCACCACTGCTTCCTACAAAAGAAAAGGTAGTGGATTTGCTTGAAGCATTGGTAAGCGAGCAACAAGAGCAGGACTTGCTCATAATCACCTATAGCGGACATGGCATGGAGGATGGTTCTTGGGTATTGGCACCGGATAATGCATCGGGCACCATCTTTCTGGATGCAACCAACCTAGATCCATCACTGCTGTTCTCGGTAGATGAGCTGTTTGCCCTGATCGCCCCTTCGGTGGGAAATACTTTGCTCATCATCGATAGTTGTTATGCAGGAAATTTTGTACAGGAAAGCGGATCATCAGTTTCTCTTATTGATCCCAAGCACATCCTCTGGGATGCATACAAGACCTATTTCGGCGAAGGAACCTATGAAAACAAGGTATTTGTCATGGCGGCCACTACCGCCGACAACACAAGCAAGGAGCCTTACAGCGGTACCCATATCCACGGATATTTCACCGAAGCCCTTCTTGCAGGGCTCGGATGGGATGAAGAGACACAAAGTTTAGTGGCAACTCCTATTACAGTGAGTATGGACGGACTGTACCACTACATCCTGGAAAACCAACGCATAGGGCTCTCCATACGCGATGCAGGTGTCTACCAGCACCCAACCATCAACGGCGGGGCGCTGGACTTGGTCTTGCGTCAAGAGGAAAACTGA
- a CDS encoding caspase family protein translates to MRKLIPLLLSLLLLLSSCELFYDEAELGDVYVVSIGIDYKNEPNDSNETGILPNLRGTVPDAKELFTVLKDITLRTGRNWHGYLLLQEGTDHSTDTFSTFDPDTGIYASKTHLFTVLTTIKSQAQPEDLVIITYSGHGIAENGDMVMAHTTSTGGVAIEPLRISPSLLIDQYLVPIQAKKLLILDSCVSGVFVPESESSLSTVLDSNIDDWYAKFWEKSMYGLPNLFVMTASALTDSYEIDLDSSSNEHVHGVFSTALLEALGWNHPHATDLNIVDPNTPPAIRGSDLTVDSLYAYIKKHQSLPVRWNIFKPSRNYQHPLVSGGAMDMVLFRF, encoded by the coding sequence ATGAGAAAACTCATCCCCCTGCTGCTCAGTCTGCTACTCCTTCTCAGTTCTTGCGAGCTGTTCTATGATGAGGCTGAGTTGGGGGATGTGTATGTGGTTTCAATCGGAATCGACTATAAGAATGAGCCAAATGATTCCAATGAAACAGGTATTTTACCCAACCTCAGAGGAACCGTTCCCGATGCGAAGGAGTTATTTACTGTTCTTAAGGACATCACCCTCCGAACTGGAAGGAATTGGCATGGATACTTGCTCCTGCAAGAAGGTACAGATCACAGTACTGATACCTTTTCCACATTTGATCCAGATACAGGAATCTACGCATCAAAAACTCATTTATTCACTGTTCTCACCACTATCAAGAGCCAAGCGCAACCAGAAGATCTGGTAATCATTACGTACAGCGGTCATGGTATTGCTGAGAATGGTGATATGGTCATGGCTCACACAACCAGCACGGGAGGTGTGGCAATAGAGCCACTGAGGATTTCCCCTTCTCTGCTCATTGATCAATACCTTGTTCCCATCCAGGCAAAAAAGCTACTCATCCTGGATAGTTGCGTCAGCGGTGTCTTTGTTCCCGAAAGTGAATCCAGCCTCAGTACTGTCCTAGACAGCAACATTGATGATTGGTATGCAAAGTTCTGGGAAAAATCGATGTATGGGCTTCCTAATCTCTTTGTAATGACTGCCAGTGCACTTACTGATTCCTATGAGATAGATTTGGACTCGAGTTCGAACGAACATGTACATGGTGTCTTCAGCACCGCACTCCTTGAAGCTTTGGGCTGGAATCATCCCCATGCAACAGACCTAAACATAGTAGATCCTAATACGCCCCCAGCCATACGTGGTTCCGATCTCACCGTCGATTCCCTCTATGCCTACATCAAGAAGCATCAGAGTCTTCCAGTACGATGGAACATCTTTAAACCTTCCCGAAATTACCAACACCCCCTGGTCTCAGGTGGAGCCATGGATATGGTCTTGTTTCGCTTCTGA
- a CDS encoding ABC transporter permease: MREDKNIQYKRFYRVMPLPSTMVLLLLFFVPLFFTLSSAFIFEQGFTFSRVIGVFTDPYTQRIMLFTLLQATLSTLASLLVALPGAYLIATYSFRGKRLILALSAIPFVIPSILVVLGFVIFFGNNGFLNRILMTLFNLEEPPLSILYSFPAIILAHTFYNFPIIMSLVSSYWEHMDGNCETASYTLGATKAKTFFLITLPRLLPAIISAASLVFLFCFNSFAIILVLGGGPQYTTMEVEIYRQARMLGQSGSAAALSLFSIVVTSLLLLWYNRTQKKLAQSETYRSNNRLTEKRPTTIVGKLLALVYTVASFLFILGPIASVVVRSFMASSSRSSAESFSLKWYRQLLSLERATGHMNSALQALSNSLIIALLVALCTVPLALTLSLAIRKKEKKGSALELFGMLPMTVSSVIIGLGYYLISSRVRGGVLTSYSLVVLAHMVIAIPFVLRTILPEYRKIPNSYIHSSLTLGAGPLRTFLHIELPLLRGAMLTGGIFAFALSMGEFNATLTLANSSIVTLPIIMYRLIGSYNFQGACALGTILIAVCTVVFIVSELSKGGTHDR, from the coding sequence ATGAGAGAAGACAAGAACATACAGTACAAGCGTTTCTATCGCGTAATGCCGTTGCCCTCAACAATGGTTTTGCTGCTGTTGTTCTTCGTCCCCCTCTTTTTCACCCTCTCCTCGGCTTTTATCTTTGAGCAGGGATTCACGTTCTCTCGTGTTATAGGGGTCTTCACCGACCCCTATACACAGAGGATCATGCTCTTCACTCTCCTGCAGGCGACGCTTTCAACCTTGGCATCCCTGTTGGTAGCCCTACCCGGTGCCTACTTGATCGCCACCTATTCGTTCAGGGGAAAGCGGCTTATTCTGGCCCTCAGTGCCATCCCCTTTGTCATTCCTTCCATTTTGGTGGTGCTGGGCTTTGTAATTTTCTTTGGAAACAACGGATTTCTGAATCGTATTCTCATGACACTCTTTAACCTTGAAGAGCCTCCCCTATCAATACTCTACTCCTTTCCCGCCATCATTCTCGCTCATACATTTTACAACTTCCCGATTATCATGAGTTTGGTCTCCTCCTATTGGGAGCATATGGACGGCAATTGCGAGACTGCCTCCTATACCCTGGGAGCGACCAAGGCAAAGACTTTCTTCCTTATCACTCTGCCACGCCTACTTCCGGCAATCATCAGCGCAGCCTCCTTGGTATTCCTTTTCTGCTTCAACAGCTTTGCCATTATCCTGGTTCTCGGCGGCGGTCCACAGTATACGACTATGGAAGTCGAAATCTATCGTCAGGCCCGCATGTTGGGTCAGAGCGGTTCGGCAGCAGCCCTTTCACTTTTTTCCATAGTAGTCACCAGTTTGCTGCTTTTGTGGTACAACAGAACCCAAAAGAAGTTGGCACAGAGTGAGACCTACAGGAGCAACAATCGATTGACAGAGAAGAGACCGACAACCATAGTCGGCAAGCTGCTCGCTCTTGTGTATACCGTCGCTTCGTTCCTGTTCATACTCGGCCCCATCGCATCGGTGGTGGTCCGTTCGTTCATGGCTTCCTCTTCGCGATCGAGTGCGGAGTCATTCAGCCTAAAATGGTACCGTCAGCTACTTTCACTCGAAAGGGCGACCGGACATATGAATTCCGCGTTGCAAGCCCTGTCCAACAGCCTGATCATTGCTTTGTTGGTTGCCCTTTGCACGGTCCCGCTCGCTCTTACTCTTTCCCTTGCCATTCGCAAGAAAGAGAAAAAAGGCTCTGCTTTGGAGCTTTTTGGCATGTTGCCGATGACCGTCAGTTCAGTAATTATTGGATTAGGGTATTATCTGATCAGCTCAAGGGTCAGAGGGGGGGTACTGACAAGCTATAGTCTGGTCGTCCTTGCCCACATGGTCATCGCCATTCCTTTTGTGCTGAGGACCATTCTTCCTGAATACCGTAAAATTCCCAATTCCTATATTCACAGCTCATTGACCCTGGGAGCCGGACCACTGAGGACATTCCTTCATATCGAACTGCCTCTGCTCAGGGGAGCAATGTTAACAGGTGGAATTTTCGCTTTCGCCCTGAGTATGGGAGAGTTCAATGCTACCCTTACCTTGGCAAACAGCTCAATTGTGACGTTGCCCATTATCATGTACCGCCTCATAGGCTCCTACAACTTCCAAGGAGCTTGCGCCTTGGGAACCATCCTCATCGCGGTCTGTACCGTTGTGTTCATTGTAAGCGAATTATCAAAGGGAGGTACTCATGACCGATGA
- the uvrB gene encoding excinuclease ABC subunit UvrB, which yields MEEMKVDERWGGESITNVHGDVSFQNKPFRVVSAYDPSGDQAQAIEKLSAGLVQGDVYQTLKGVTGSGKTYTMAKIIEQVQRPTLVLSHNKTLAAQLYREFKSFFPDNAVEYFVSTYDYYQPEAYVPGKDLYIEKDADINVEIDRLRLSASFSLMERRDVIVVATVSCIFGLANPVSVRDMVHTFTKGDQFEHHDVLEKLVRMQYERNDAILKRGAFRVKGDIIEICPSYLENAVRISIDWDEIASIQWFDPVSGEKQEMVDSYTLYPAKQFVMPPEQVKAAIGKIRSEMEDQVEYFNSMGKPLEAERIKTRVEYDLEMLEEIGYCSGIENYSRPLSDRKVGERPAVLLDYFPPDFVTFIDESHVTLPQVGAMYEGDRSRKLNLVNYGFRLPSALDNRPLKAVEFEQVVQQRIYVSATPGKTELGLSSQIVEQVIRPTGLLDPQIEVRSSEGQMENLYGEIRSVIAKKQRVLVTTLTKKMSEDLTDYFASLGLKVRYLHSEIDTIERVEILRDLRLGVFDILVGINLLREGLDLPEVSLIAILDADKIGFLRSTTSLIQIIGRAARNSEGRVIMYADRMSSAMEESIGETNRRRAIQTAYNEEHGITPTTIVKAVQDILEREREVTKEIQKQDLTILKSGYNLFNANDRKKYVKALEKEMLEAAKNLEFERAAIIRDEIAAIREGQFSS from the coding sequence ATGGAAGAAATGAAAGTAGATGAACGATGGGGTGGGGAATCTATCACCAATGTCCATGGTGATGTTTCCTTCCAGAACAAGCCCTTCAGGGTTGTCTCTGCTTATGACCCGTCCGGCGATCAGGCACAGGCTATTGAAAAGCTCAGTGCAGGGTTGGTACAGGGTGATGTGTACCAAACGCTCAAGGGTGTGACCGGAAGTGGAAAGACCTATACAATGGCAAAGATCATTGAGCAGGTACAACGCCCCACGTTGGTGCTTTCCCACAACAAGACCTTGGCCGCCCAGCTCTATCGGGAGTTCAAGTCTTTTTTTCCCGACAATGCAGTTGAGTACTTTGTATCAACGTACGATTACTACCAGCCGGAGGCGTACGTGCCCGGTAAGGATTTGTATATTGAGAAAGATGCCGATATCAACGTAGAAATCGACCGTCTCAGGCTATCGGCTTCTTTTTCCTTGATGGAGCGCCGTGATGTAATCGTTGTGGCTACCGTGAGCTGTATTTTTGGTTTGGCCAACCCGGTCTCTGTTCGTGATATGGTTCATACCTTTACCAAGGGCGATCAGTTTGAGCATCACGATGTCCTCGAAAAACTGGTGAGGATGCAATACGAACGCAACGATGCAATTCTGAAGCGGGGTGCTTTCCGGGTGAAGGGCGATATTATTGAAATCTGTCCTTCGTACTTGGAAAACGCAGTGCGAATTTCCATCGATTGGGATGAAATCGCCTCGATCCAATGGTTCGACCCCGTCTCGGGGGAGAAGCAGGAGATGGTGGATAGCTACACCCTCTATCCTGCGAAGCAGTTTGTCATGCCCCCTGAGCAGGTGAAGGCAGCCATCGGCAAAATCCGCAGTGAGATGGAAGACCAGGTGGAGTACTTCAACAGCATGGGCAAGCCTCTTGAGGCGGAACGTATCAAGACCAGAGTCGAATATGATTTGGAGATGCTGGAGGAAATTGGATACTGTTCGGGCATCGAGAACTATTCCCGGCCGTTGTCGGACCGCAAAGTAGGGGAGAGACCTGCAGTCTTGCTCGATTACTTCCCCCCTGATTTTGTTACGTTCATTGATGAGTCGCATGTCACTCTTCCCCAGGTAGGTGCCATGTATGAGGGAGATCGCTCACGCAAGCTTAATCTAGTCAATTATGGTTTCAGGCTTCCCTCAGCTTTGGACAACAGGCCTTTGAAGGCTGTCGAGTTCGAGCAGGTGGTGCAACAGCGTATTTATGTCTCTGCAACACCGGGAAAGACTGAGCTTGGCTTAAGTTCGCAGATAGTGGAACAAGTAATTAGACCTACCGGTCTCTTGGATCCTCAGATAGAGGTGCGTTCCTCCGAAGGCCAGATGGAAAATCTGTATGGTGAAATACGAAGCGTAATTGCGAAGAAGCAACGAGTTTTGGTCACCACCCTGACAAAGAAGATGAGTGAGGATCTAACAGATTACTTTGCTTCCCTTGGCTTGAAAGTACGATACTTGCATTCAGAAATAGATACCATCGAACGAGTGGAGATTCTCAGAGACCTCCGCCTCGGCGTCTTTGATATCCTGGTAGGTATTAACCTACTCAGAGAAGGATTGGACCTACCCGAGGTGTCCTTAATTGCCATTCTGGATGCTGATAAGATTGGTTTCTTGCGTTCAACCACTTCCTTGATTCAGATTATCGGGCGTGCAGCCCGTAACTCTGAGGGAAGGGTCATTATGTATGCAGACCGCATGAGTTCTGCAATGGAAGAATCCATCGGTGAGACAAACCGAAGGCGGGCCATTCAGACGGCATACAACGAAGAGCATGGCATTACTCCGACCACGATCGTCAAGGCCGTTCAGGATATTCTCGAGCGGGAGAGGGAAGTGACAAAGGAGATCCAGAAGCAGGATCTTACCATTCTCAAGAGTGGATACAACCTTTTCAATGCCAATGACCGCAAGAAGTATGTGAAGGCCTTGGAGAAGGAGATGCTGGAAGCTGCCAAGAACCTTGAGTTTGAACGTGCTGCCATCATCCGCGATGAGATCGCCGCCATTCGCGAGGGTCAGTTTTCCTCTTGA
- a CDS encoding S1C family serine protease, whose protein sequence is MLRNTRSLVIRILLAILIGTASIFFAFILIHWTNSISEDKRHKELAEVLKGVVESEGVEGLLSISGVPVANIFHGEDGLILFEGEQKAWVYSADEKQNISVYENVNKSVVHITTIAEAQVNAFMDVLPAQGTGSGIILSSDGYILTNAHVVEKAASLKVGLYNNRTYSAKLVGIDNEDDLAVIKINVEKDVVLYPITLGTSEELKIGQKVIAIGNPFGYDRTMTVGVVSGLNRPVRTSDGKIIMNAIQTDASINPGNSGGPLLNGRGEVIGINSTIYSTTGSSQGMNFAIPIDTAIAVIPDLIKLGKVSRGWLDLAAVQLSPQLVAYAKLSVDKGVLVSQVVNGGFADKAGIKGGAQMVQYGSSVIYLGGDIITGVNGEVVEDLNDLYLALLPLRSGQKARVTVNRKGETKQMDVELIERTAQHVSALVR, encoded by the coding sequence ATGCTTCGCAATACACGCAGTCTAGTCATCCGTATCTTGCTAGCCATTCTTATCGGGACGGCCTCGATATTTTTTGCCTTTATCCTGATTCATTGGACGAATTCCATCAGCGAGGACAAGCGCCACAAAGAACTTGCAGAAGTTCTGAAAGGGGTGGTGGAATCAGAGGGTGTTGAAGGGCTTCTGAGTATTTCAGGAGTTCCTGTTGCCAATATTTTCCATGGTGAAGATGGCTTAATTCTCTTTGAAGGTGAACAAAAAGCTTGGGTCTATAGTGCGGATGAAAAGCAAAACATCAGTGTCTATGAGAACGTAAACAAGAGTGTGGTGCACATCACCACGATTGCGGAAGCTCAGGTGAATGCATTCATGGATGTGCTACCCGCCCAAGGTACCGGAAGTGGGATTATCCTTTCCTCCGACGGCTACATCCTTACCAATGCCCATGTGGTTGAGAAGGCTGCAAGCCTGAAGGTGGGGTTGTATAACAACCGTACGTACTCAGCCAAGTTGGTCGGCATAGACAACGAGGATGATTTGGCGGTCATCAAAATCAATGTTGAAAAGGATGTTGTCCTGTATCCCATTACCTTGGGCACCAGTGAAGAACTGAAAATTGGGCAGAAAGTCATTGCCATCGGCAACCCCTTCGGCTATGACCGTACAATGACCGTCGGTGTGGTAAGCGGCCTGAATAGACCTGTGCGTACCAGCGACGGCAAGATTATCATGAACGCCATCCAGACCGATGCCTCGATCAATCCTGGAAACAGTGGTGGTCCTTTGCTCAACGGCCGCGGTGAGGTGATCGGTATCAATAGTACCATCTATTCCACTACCGGAAGCTCCCAGGGCATGAACTTTGCCATTCCTATCGATACGGCCATCGCCGTGATCCCCGATCTGATAAAATTGGGCAAGGTAAGTCGTGGTTGGCTTGACTTGGCGGCAGTGCAGCTATCGCCCCAGTTGGTTGCGTATGCAAAGCTTTCAGTTGATAAAGGTGTATTGGTCAGCCAAGTGGTGAATGGGGGTTTTGCCGACAAGGCAGGAATAAAGGGTGGGGCGCAGATGGTCCAGTACGGTTCAAGTGTGATATACCTCGGTGGTGACATCATTACCGGTGTAAACGGTGAAGTGGTCGAGGACCTCAACGATCTCTATCTCGCTTTACTGCCGCTGAGAAGCGGACAGAAGGCACGGGTGACGGTGAATCGCAAAGGTGAGACCAAACAGATGGATGTAGAGCTCATCGAACGAACGGCGCAGCATGTAAGCGCATTGGTACGATAA